The genomic DNA CCGGTACGGCCTGTCCACCCGAGGGTCGAAGTCCTGGGCCACCATCCACCCCGGCTTCATGACGCAGTACGTGCGCCAGGGTGCGGTGGACTACACCTGGAACGGCCGGGAGCTGGTGGCCGAGATGGACAGCGACGCCGCCGTCGAGTTCACCGAGAAGTGGATCGACCTGCAGCACCGCGCCGGCCCGACGTCGTGGACCACCTACGACTATCCCAACGCCACCGGCGATCTCGGCGACGGCAAGGCCATGATGGTGTTCGACGCCGACAGTGCCACCTACCCGAAGAACAAACCGGGTGCCAGCGCCGAGGCGGGCAACATCGCCTGGTACGCCGGGCCGGCCGGACCCGACGGCAACTACAAGACCAACCTCTGGACCTGGAGTTGGGCCATGAGTGCCAACTCCCGCAACAAGCTGCCGGCGTGGCTGTTCATCCAGTGGGCCACCGGCAAGGACTCGATGAACAAGGCGGTCGAGGGCGGCACGTACGCCGACCCGGTGCGCCAATCGGTGTTCGACACCACCTTCAAGCGGGTGGCCGCCGACCAGTACGGCTACCTCGAGGCGTTCGAGACCGTCATCGGTGAATCGAAGATCCAGTTCACCCCGCAGAAGAAGTTCTTCGACACCACGCAGAACTGGGCGGTGGCGCTGCAGGACATCTACGGCGGGGACGACGCCCGGTCACGGCTGACCAGCCTTGCCAAGACCAACACCTCCAAGGTCAACCTCTAGGAGCCCGCATGACCACTCAAACGTCCAAGGCTCCCAACACATCTGCGGAACAGCGCGGCACCCCGCCGCGCAATCTGCCGCAGGTGCCCACCTGGCGGCGCAAGCTGCGGCCCTACCTGCTGTCGATCCCCGCCGTGGTGATCGTGATCGGCATCCTGTACCCGTTCGCGGTCGGCGCCTACTACGCGTTCCTGAACTACGCCGCGGTCAACCCCGATCCGCACTTCATCTGGTTCCAGAACTTCGGCTCCGTGCTGGGTGACCAGGTGTTCTGGAAGAGCGTGCAGGTCACCGCCACGTTCGCGGTGGCAG from Mycolicibacterium tokaiense includes the following:
- a CDS encoding ABC transporter substrate-binding protein; protein product: MRNYQGPQMSRRNMLAAMGLAAASVPLLSACGVGGNPPAPNGASEVTGGFDWRKAEGQTINILQTPHPYQLSYQPLLKEFTELTGITVNVDLVPEADYFTKLNTELAGGSGKHDAFMLGAYFIWQYGPPGWVEDLNPWLQNTSATSAEYDFEDIFEGLRTSTRWDFTLGNPLGTGGQWAIPWGFENNVVAYNKRIFDELGITRLPDNFDDFIQLAVDLTDRSENRYGLSTRGSKSWATIHPGFMTQYVRQGAVDYTWNGRELVAEMDSDAAVEFTEKWIDLQHRAGPTSWTTYDYPNATGDLGDGKAMMVFDADSATYPKNKPGASAEAGNIAWYAGPAGPDGNYKTNLWTWSWAMSANSRNKLPAWLFIQWATGKDSMNKAVEGGTYADPVRQSVFDTTFKRVAADQYGYLEAFETVIGESKIQFTPQKKFFDTTQNWAVALQDIYGGDDARSRLTSLAKTNTSKVNL